Proteins encoded together in one Armatimonadota bacterium window:
- a CDS encoding metal ABC transporter permease, whose product MLPEVLQYGFMQRALLAGAMVGTVAAVVGVFLVLRRLSLIADTLSHVALAGIAAALLAGIYPVAGALGAAVLGALGIERLRSRGGLFGEAALAVFLSGGFALAVVLLGLADGFTVDLFAYLFGALTAVQPLDLWVILGLGVLVLGTVAAFYKELFTVTFDEEAARVQGLPVDALNLLFTGLVALVIGVTMRIVGVLLTSALIVLPALTALRLARSFRRTLILAVAVALLAVVGGMVAAFYLDLAAGGTIVLLAIGTFAAASLLPARLRG is encoded by the coding sequence GTGCTCCCCGAGGTCCTGCAGTACGGCTTCATGCAGCGGGCGCTGCTGGCCGGCGCCATGGTGGGGACGGTGGCCGCCGTGGTGGGGGTCTTCCTCGTCCTGCGCCGCCTCAGCCTGATCGCCGACACCCTCTCCCACGTGGCGCTCGCCGGGATCGCCGCCGCCCTGCTCGCCGGCATCTACCCGGTGGCGGGAGCGCTGGGGGCCGCGGTCCTCGGAGCTCTGGGGATCGAGCGCCTGCGCAGCCGCGGGGGCCTGTTTGGCGAGGCGGCCCTGGCGGTCTTCCTCTCGGGCGGCTTCGCGCTGGCGGTGGTGCTGCTCGGGCTGGCCGACGGCTTCACCGTCGACCTCTTCGCCTACCTCTTCGGGGCGCTGACGGCCGTCCAGCCGCTGGACCTGTGGGTGATCCTCGGGCTCGGCGTGCTCGTGCTGGGGACGGTGGCGGCCTTCTACAAGGAGCTGTTCACGGTCACCTTCGACGAGGAGGCGGCGCGCGTGCAGGGTCTCCCCGTGGACGCCCTCAACCTGCTCTTCACCGGGCTCGTCGCGCTGGTCATCGGCGTCACCATGCGCATCGTCGGGGTGCTGCTGACGAGCGCCCTCATCGTCCTGCCGGCGCTGACCGCGTTGCGCCTGGCCCGCAGCTTCCGGCGCACGCTGATCCTCGCCGTGGCGGTGGCCCTCCTGGCGGTCGTCGGCGGCATGGTCGCCGCCTTCTACCTCGATCTGGCCGCCGGGGGGACGATCGTGCTGCTGGCCATCGGCACCTTCGCCGCCGCGAGCCTCCTCCCCGCCCGGTTGCGCGGGTGA
- a CDS encoding zinc ABC transporter substrate-binding protein, translating to MSERASSRTVGWSRPALGLVLLLALAACARPAPRGGGVPVTASFDTLAEFARRVGGNRIDVTTLVPPGAEPHDYEPSPQQLARVSRTRLLIYNGAGFEPWVDRLRRDLPDDAVVVETTAGLPLLRATPHEDPHAGAPAGGRGAAGERGPAQAVDPHVWLDPVLAQRQVAAILRGLQAVDPAGADLYARNATRFQAELEALHRRYAATLRDCRRRTFITTHGAFAYLARRYGLRMIAITGLSPEAEPSPARLRELVREARRHGVRVVYTETLLSPRLAETLAREVGARTRVLNPLEGLTPEERRAGRTYLTVMAENLQHLAEGLACR from the coding sequence ATGAGCGAGCGCGCGTCCAGCCGGACCGTCGGATGGTCACGGCCCGCGCTGGGCCTGGTGTTGCTCCTGGCGCTGGCCGCGTGCGCCCGGCCCGCCCCACGCGGCGGAGGCGTCCCGGTGACTGCCTCCTTCGACACCCTGGCGGAGTTCGCCAGGCGCGTGGGCGGCAACCGGATCGACGTCACCACACTGGTCCCGCCCGGCGCCGAGCCGCACGACTACGAGCCCTCACCCCAGCAGCTGGCCCGGGTGAGCCGCACCCGCCTCCTCATCTACAATGGGGCCGGCTTCGAACCCTGGGTGGACCGGCTGCGGCGCGACCTCCCGGACGATGCGGTCGTGGTGGAGACGACCGCCGGCCTGCCCCTCCTCCGTGCAACGCCCCATGAGGACCCGCACGCGGGTGCGCCGGCCGGCGGGCGCGGAGCGGCCGGCGAGCGCGGGCCGGCCCAGGCCGTCGACCCGCACGTCTGGCTCGACCCGGTGCTGGCGCAGCGGCAGGTGGCGGCGATCCTGCGCGGGCTGCAGGCGGTCGACCCGGCCGGCGCGGACCTGTACGCACGGAACGCCACCCGCTTCCAGGCCGAGCTCGAGGCGCTGCACCGCCGGTACGCCGCCACGCTGCGCGACTGCCGGCGCCGCACCTTCATCACCACCCACGGCGCCTTCGCCTACCTGGCCCGCCGCTACGGGCTGCGCATGATCGCCATCACCGGCCTCAGCCCCGAGGCAGAACCCTCCCCTGCCCGGCTGCGCGAGTTGGTGCGCGAGGCGCGGCGCCACGGCGTCCGGGTCGTCTACACCGAGACCCTGCTGAGCCCGCGCCTGGCCGAGACGCTGGCCCGCGAGGTAGGGGCCCGCACGCGCGTCCTCAACCCGCTGGAGGGGCTGACCCCCGAGGAGCGCCGGGCCGGGCGCACCTACCTCACCGTCATGGCGGAGAACCTCCAGCACCTGGCCGAGGGGCTGGCGTGTCGATGA
- a CDS encoding transcriptional repressor, with protein TAEEIHRRARRLHPRVGLVTVYRTLDTLVRGRLVRQVWLGDGPARYEPAGRGRHHHHLVCLACGTIRPLRACPLPPIDGRRVRGFQVTEHALELFGYCRPCRGRRPEAGA; from the coding sequence ACCGCCGAGGAGATCCACCGCCGCGCCCGCCGGCTCCACCCGCGGGTCGGACTCGTCACCGTCTACCGCACGCTCGACACGCTGGTGCGGGGGCGCCTGGTGCGGCAGGTGTGGTTGGGCGACGGCCCGGCACGGTACGAGCCGGCGGGGCGCGGCCGGCACCACCACCACCTGGTCTGCCTCGCCTGCGGGACGATCCGCCCGCTCCGCGCCTGCCCCCTGCCGCCCATCGACGGCCGGCGGGTCCGCGGGTTCCAGGTGACGGAGCACGCGCTGGAGCTGTTCGGGTACTGCCGTCCCTGCCGGGGGCGACGCCCTGAGGCCGGAGCATGA
- a CDS encoding metal ABC transporter ATP-binding protein encodes MSAPWRHADRPPVAEVEHVCVDFGRERVLDRVSLTVRAGDVLGLIGPNGSGKTTLLRVLLGLVRPQCGHVRLFGQELPAFTGWHRVGYVPQKAVAFEARFPATALEVVLSGRCGRRGLGRRFRPEDVAAARRALATVGMQAHEAQPVGRLSAGQQQRVFIARALAGEPDLLVLDEPTVGVDVEAQEQFYGLLRRLNEERGTTILLVSHDIGVVAREVTQLACLNRTLVFHGPPEEALRSGALAQLYRPESWVVAHTH; translated from the coding sequence ATGAGCGCGCCCTGGCGCCACGCCGACCGCCCGCCCGTCGCCGAGGTCGAGCACGTCTGCGTCGACTTCGGCCGCGAGCGGGTGCTCGACCGGGTCTCGCTCACCGTACGGGCCGGAGACGTGCTGGGGCTGATCGGCCCGAACGGCTCCGGGAAGACGACGCTGCTGCGCGTCCTGCTGGGGCTGGTGCGGCCCCAGTGCGGGCACGTGCGCCTCTTCGGGCAGGAGCTGCCCGCCTTCACCGGCTGGCACCGCGTGGGCTACGTCCCGCAGAAGGCTGTGGCCTTCGAGGCCCGCTTCCCCGCCACGGCCCTGGAGGTGGTGCTGAGCGGGCGCTGCGGGCGGCGGGGGCTCGGGCGGCGCTTCCGCCCGGAGGATGTGGCCGCCGCGCGCCGCGCCCTGGCCACCGTGGGCATGCAGGCGCATGAGGCGCAGCCGGTGGGCCGCCTCAGCGCCGGGCAACAGCAGCGGGTCTTCATCGCCCGGGCGCTGGCGGGCGAGCCCGACCTGCTGGTGCTGGACGAGCCGACGGTGGGCGTGGACGTGGAGGCGCAGGAGCAGTTCTACGGCCTGCTGCGCCGGCTCAACGAGGAGCGCGGCACCACCATCCTCCTGGTCTCGCACGACATCGGGGTGGTGGCGCGCGAGGTCACCCAGCTCGCCTGTCTGAACCGCACCCTGGTCTTTCACGGCCCCCCCGAGGAGGCGCTGCGCTCCGGGGCCCTGGCCCAGCTCTACCGCCCGGAGAGCTGGGTGGTGGCGCACACCCACTAG
- a CDS encoding YibE/F family protein, whose product LAVFGLFLALAALFARTRGVTAVVGLGVTLLVLAGFIVPQILAGRPPLLVSLAGALLIACTSIYLAHGVSRRTTVALAGTLATLALAGGLAVVAVSLTRLFGLGSEEALYLQAPLEGLNLRGLLLGGIILGALGVLDDVTTSQAAAVAELARAAPHLSGSELVARGLAVGREHITALVNTLVLAYAGASFPLFLLFSVNREQPLWVILNGEFVAEEAVRTLVGSIALVVAVPITTVLAARWLRGDDAAGHP is encoded by the coding sequence CTGGCGGTCTTCGGCCTCTTCCTGGCGCTGGCCGCGCTCTTCGCGCGTACCCGCGGGGTGACGGCGGTCGTGGGGCTCGGCGTCACCCTGCTCGTCCTGGCCGGGTTCATCGTCCCGCAGATCCTGGCCGGCCGCCCGCCCCTCCTGGTGAGCCTGGCCGGCGCCCTGCTCATCGCCTGCACCTCGATCTACCTGGCCCACGGTGTGAGCCGGCGCACCACGGTCGCGCTGGCCGGGACCCTCGCCACGCTGGCGCTGGCGGGCGGCCTGGCGGTGGTGGCGGTCAGCCTCACCCGCCTCTTCGGGCTGGGGTCGGAGGAGGCGCTCTACCTGCAGGCGCCGCTGGAGGGCCTGAACCTGCGCGGGTTGCTGCTCGGTGGCATCATTCTGGGGGCGCTCGGCGTCCTCGACGACGTCACGACCAGCCAGGCGGCCGCCGTGGCGGAGCTGGCCCGGGCGGCCCCGCACCTCTCCGGGAGCGAGCTGGTCGCCCGGGGGCTGGCTGTCGGTCGCGAGCACATCACGGCGCTCGTGAACACGCTGGTGCTCGCCTACGCCGGCGCGTCCTTCCCCCTCTTCCTCCTCTTCTCGGTGAACCGCGAGCAACCGCTGTGGGTCATCCTCAACGGCGAATTCGTGGCCGAGGAAGCGGTGCGAACGCTGGTGGGGAGCATTGCGCTCGTGGTGGCGGTGCCGATCACCACCGTCCTTGCGGCCCGGTGGT